Proteins from one Pseudobdellovibrionaceae bacterium genomic window:
- a CDS encoding ABC transporter permease subunit, with protein MIEKLIRNDLSLKRWRRFKNSTSAVISVWVLLLITFFSFTAEFWANNRPIVMKYHGSLYFPVLKDYHPTVFGIDGSFRTDYRALEFGENDWAAWPIVQWDAYESNSHVDNYPSPPTSTNWFGTDDRGRDVFSRLLYGFRYSLGFALGVWFLSYVVGVIAGAVSGFYGGKHDIVFSRVVEVIETTPVLLLLITLISIFSPSLGLLIGFTVFFDWTGIFHQMRGQFLQLRRRDFVEAARALGATDRQIIFKHILPNGLTPIVTFSPFIIAANIYSLAILDFLGFGLQAPTPSWGELMAQAQKYFTVAEWLVWAPCGALVITMTALILIGQAIRDAYDSRTYIGKIKIPKPAVQQKTVTAAGAGPSAPAAGRDA; from the coding sequence ATGATCGAGAAGCTGATTCGCAACGATTTGAGTTTGAAGCGTTGGCGCCGGTTCAAGAACAGCACCTCGGCCGTGATTTCGGTTTGGGTTCTGCTCTTGATCACCTTCTTCAGTTTCACGGCCGAGTTCTGGGCGAACAATCGTCCGATCGTGATGAAATACCACGGGTCGCTCTATTTCCCCGTTCTGAAGGATTACCACCCCACGGTCTTCGGAATCGACGGTTCGTTCCGCACGGATTACCGAGCGTTGGAGTTCGGCGAAAACGACTGGGCCGCATGGCCGATCGTGCAGTGGGACGCCTACGAGTCGAATTCCCACGTGGACAATTATCCTTCACCGCCGACCTCGACCAACTGGTTCGGGACGGACGATCGCGGTCGGGACGTGTTCTCGCGTCTGCTTTACGGCTTCCGTTACTCGCTGGGCTTCGCCCTGGGCGTGTGGTTTCTGTCGTACGTGGTCGGCGTGATCGCCGGCGCGGTTTCGGGCTTCTACGGTGGCAAACACGACATCGTGTTCAGCCGCGTGGTTGAGGTTATCGAGACGACTCCCGTTCTGCTTTTGCTGATCACCTTGATCTCCATCTTTTCACCGAGTTTGGGTTTGCTGATCGGGTTTACGGTCTTCTTCGACTGGACGGGGATCTTCCACCAGATGCGGGGGCAGTTCCTGCAGCTGCGCCGTCGTGATTTCGTCGAGGCCGCGCGCGCTTTGGGTGCGACCGATCGTCAGATCATCTTCAAACATATCTTGCCGAACGGACTGACGCCCATCGTGACGTTCTCGCCGTTCATCATCGCGGCGAACATCTACTCGCTGGCGATCCTCGACTTCCTGGGCTTCGGGCTGCAAGCGCCGACGCCCAGCTGGGGTGAGCTGATGGCGCAGGCGCAGAAGTACTTCACCGTCGCCGAGTGGCTGGTGTGGGCTCCTTGCGGCGCCTTGGTCATCACGATGACGGCGTTGATCCTGATCGGTCAGGCGATCCGTGATGCTTACGATTCGCGGACTTACATCGGTAAAATCAAAATTCCGAAACCCGCGGTTCAGCAGAAGACCGTGACAGCGGCGGGGGCCGGTCCCTCGGCACCGGCGGCGGGTCGGGACGCGTAG
- a CDS encoding serine hydrolase: protein MTSKKLQLKKTSGFAGRGAFARGLVLGLALLVGAGASANDLVAERALHQLQTLNTNQFLNEKPPFQADADALSSWKPEFEQYLQGVMNEYRLPNIAVQLIDRQGAIWQITLGHRDVVKKLPITSKTLYAIGSTSKAFTGVLAMQLQEQGRLHIDDVVQKYRPDFAVSDVRYSSHITLRDLMTHQTGVGRHDLAWYHRAGETRESLFAKIPSLEMGAAPRTEFIYNNWMWTTAGLVTEKVTGESWEQLMRTRLFIPLRMHSTVMSVADVRRFGDYALPYEVGSLGVNAVPFYDIAPMNPAGGIFSNLDDMAQWVRFHLSGGSLHGQMILSPEGLRESHRGTAVMGGPNTYALGWGSTDFGGDQLLTHDGGIDGFAANVSLMPSKGLGVVVLMNASIVQPQAVALRIWQHIQNMPLKDFVRDTAKMAEEQFEKAVDLYPDPPQVALTSEITEYLGSFCHPAYPAATVQRGPKTDELMLTLSVLRSTIYPVGADRFSVRGQYNDGKIVAFERDAKGAVTELHWKIESSVKKPLVFKRCP from the coding sequence ATGACATCGAAAAAACTCCAACTGAAAAAAACCTCGGGCTTCGCGGGTCGCGGAGCCTTCGCACGGGGCTTGGTGTTGGGGCTTGCGCTGCTTGTGGGGGCCGGAGCTTCGGCGAACGACCTCGTGGCGGAGCGCGCGCTTCATCAGCTCCAGACGCTCAATACGAATCAGTTCTTGAACGAGAAGCCGCCCTTTCAGGCGGATGCCGATGCTTTGTCGTCGTGGAAACCCGAATTTGAACAGTATCTGCAAGGCGTGATGAATGAATACCGCCTGCCGAATATCGCGGTTCAGCTGATCGACCGTCAGGGCGCCATCTGGCAAATCACTCTCGGTCATCGTGACGTCGTGAAAAAGCTCCCGATCACTTCGAAGACTTTGTACGCCATCGGTTCGACATCGAAGGCGTTCACGGGCGTGCTGGCCATGCAGCTTCAAGAGCAGGGCCGTCTCCATATCGACGATGTCGTACAAAAGTATCGCCCGGATTTCGCGGTCTCGGACGTACGCTATTCATCGCATATCACCTTGCGGGATCTGATGACCCACCAAACGGGTGTGGGCCGTCACGACTTGGCTTGGTACCACCGCGCCGGCGAAACGCGGGAGTCGCTGTTTGCGAAGATCCCCTCGCTCGAGATGGGCGCGGCGCCGCGGACGGAATTCATTTATAACAACTGGATGTGGACGACCGCGGGCCTCGTCACCGAAAAAGTGACGGGCGAGTCCTGGGAACAGCTCATGCGCACGCGTCTTTTTATCCCGCTCCGGATGCATTCGACCGTCATGTCGGTCGCCGACGTGCGCCGCTTCGGCGATTACGCGCTTCCTTACGAGGTCGGAAGCCTCGGCGTGAACGCGGTGCCGTTCTACGACATCGCGCCGATGAATCCCGCCGGCGGAATTTTTTCGAATCTCGACGACATGGCCCAGTGGGTGCGTTTCCACCTGAGCGGCGGCTCGCTGCACGGGCAGATGATCTTGTCGCCGGAGGGTCTGCGTGAATCGCATCGTGGAACCGCGGTGATGGGTGGGCCGAACACCTATGCGCTCGGTTGGGGCTCGACGGATTTCGGCGGCGATCAGCTGCTGACTCACGACGGAGGGATCGACGGTTTCGCGGCGAACGTGTCGTTGATGCCTTCGAAAGGTTTGGGCGTCGTCGTTTTGATGAATGCCTCGATCGTGCAACCCCAGGCGGTCGCGCTACGGATCTGGCAACATATCCAGAATATGCCGCTCAAAGATTTCGTCCGCGACACCGCGAAGATGGCGGAAGAGCAGTTCGAAAAGGCCGTGGATCTTTATCCGGATCCGCCCCAAGTCGCTTTGACGTCGGAGATCACTGAGTATCTGGGGTCGTTCTGTCATCCCGCCTATCCGGCGGCGACGGTTCAACGTGGACCGAAGACGGACGAGCTGATGCTGACTTTGTCGGTGCTGCGTTCGACGATCTACCCCGTGGGGGCGGACCGCTTCTCGGTGCGCGGTCAGTACAATGACGGCAAGATCGTCGCGTTCGAGCGCGATGCCAAAGGAGCCGTTACGGAACTGCACTGGAAAATCGAATCCAGCGTGAAGAAACCCTTGGTTTTCAAGCGCTGTCCGTAG